AGAGCCTGCTCCCTCATCAGACCAGGACACTTACAAATGACCCCTGCTGCCATTCTCTGTCGACTGCTGTGGAGGGTAGGCATGTTTTAACATCTTCCCATCAACAGCATGCATACTGTCATTTTTGTATTTATCGGCCATGCTGTTTGTGTAAGTTTAAGCTTTGTGTGAAAGGTGTATTATTCTCTGTCTGTCAGGTCAGCATGTTGGGATCGAGGTTTGCGGTGCTCATGCTCTTTACGCGGATCTTCAAACAGTGGATTCTGGGAGTGATCGGTGAGTCTGGAGCTCATCTTTGTTAACAGCCTGACATTTTTCCTGCTGACGTGAGGGAGTAAACACACCTGTTCATGGAGTCTtagttctgtgtttgtttcacatgaatcagtgtgagtgtgtgtgtgacaggtgtaCATTGGCTGGGTGCAACTTTCTGGATGGTGTCTCAGCAAACTGACATCATACGTTCAACTGCTCGATGGAGAATCTTTAACCTGGTTCTGGGAGCCATccacatcttcctcttcctcaacgTGAAATGGGGTCAATCCAGATACCGCATGGCTGGCTTCTACCTGGTACGTGTGTGTATGACGTCCTGCCTATATGCTGGTATTTGTGTAGCTTTTATTTGCAGCTGACTCTGACTCAAACAAAAGCTGAGTGATCCGTACAGAAACATTGATACTCAAAGGCTGAACTTTCTCTAAAGACGATGATGTATAACGGCCAAATGAGAAACAAATATACATATATGATGTAATTTTTGGAACCGATCTCTGTTCTGTTGTCCTCAGGCCATGTTCATAGAGAATGCATTTCTTGTTCTGGCCTCATCCTGGTTGTTTACCATGGTGTCCTGGGACACGGTGGGCATCCCTGCAGCAGTGTTCAGCACCTTCCTCATCGGTGAGACATGTCATAGTGTCATAAAACTCTGCCTGTAGAATGTTCATGTCATCATTCTTTCTCTGCCCTCTCTCCTCAGGTGTGATAGCATTGGTGCTGTACTATCGCTTCCTCCACCCTAAGTCTTTTGAGATCTTCCAGAGTATTCGTCACCGGGGCATAGGTGGAGCCTGCATGGAGCGTGGATCTACACTATCATTAGAAGAGAAAGTGACACCCACTTTCCATCGGCATGCAACACTATCTGGTCTgtgatctgtctgtctgtctgtctgtctgtctgtctgtctgtctgtctgtctgtctctttctaaTGGAAGACTGCGGGTGGTCTTTCCAGGAGGGGGCACCCTCATGGACCTTCCTATCCAATGGGAGGGCTGGAAGCATCACCACTGGCTGCTGATTTGCTTAGCTCTGAAGACGGGGGATGTCACAAGGATCTGGTCTGCGTATGGAGAGGGGGGACTGGCCGGACTGATGGGTCTGTCTGAAGAAATTCATTCCCCTGATGAGCCACATGTACCAAGGGTTTGTTGCTTGTTGTCATTACAAGTTGTTTGGTGTCTTTTAAGATGATATAAAGTTGATTCTTATTCTTATGTGTTTTTGGTGTGACTTGCCACGCTCATCCTGTTCAGCCACAGCTTCAGATCTCACAACCAGCTCCTCAGCCGGCTCCTCAGCCAGCTCCAGCACAGGTGACCCAGCCTCCACAGGCAAGATTATTGCTGTTATATTGTTCCTTCACAGGATACTTTGAGTTGTCTGCCGTCACAGGGTCAGCTGTGTGCTTTGTCCCCAGGTGACTAAGGTGGTCCAGCCACCAAAGCCAGCTCCCAGCACTGTAGTGGCCCGGCCGGTGAGGAAAGCCCCTCCCACAACAATCCATGATATAAGAAGCTTTCCACAGATCATCCCAGTCCAGGAGGTCATTTTTGAAGAGACTGGAGAAGAAGAATCCAGTGCTGCTCCATCAGAGGAGAAAGGTGCCTGATAAATACAGAACACTGAGATGTTAAATACATCTTTGACCCCAATAGGATGTGTTGTTTCTAAATGTTTTGACAGTAATGTTTGAATAACAACAGTGTTTGGCCACTTGGTGGCAGCATGTTGACGTGATCAGTCATTAGGATTGTGGATTTGGTTTTAGCATGGTCAAAGAAAATCATTTATAAAATCCATCATTTataaaatccatccatccaaaatCCATTATAACCATTATAAAATcctttaaactcttggacataacatGACCTCGATAAATAAGACACTTTGCTTACTTATCTTGCTAATGTGCTTTCATTCTGAAAGGTGATGAGGAGTTTCAGAGTGCTGCGTGCGGCTCTCCCACACTTTCATCCCCTCAACAAGCAGGAAGCCTCCGCCACATTGACAGCAACGCAGCAACTCTGACTGAGGTCTCGTCCTCTGCTTGTTCTCTGGACATCAAGACGCCTGGCTGGTCACCTGAGCGCCGTTCCCCTCTCCTGCTTGGTTCACCAGACAGAAAAGCAGGAATGCCTGGAGAATCCAACACCACACTGTATTTCAGTGCAGATGCTCAGTCTCCATCCAGTGGGAGCTATCTTGGCTGGGGCTCAGAGTTGTCGCCCATCTCCAGCTACCGAAGTCCCTACAGGATCAGGGAAGCCCGTTTTGTCACATCCACCCCGCGACTGGAGCCTCGACCTGTGGTTGAAAGTCCAGGCATGGCACCTGTTGTTGTCATTCCTGCCACTCCAGGCACAACACCAGGCACTTCTCCAGGTGGGACCCCTGGTGCTTCAACACCTGCGGCCTCAACTCCTGTTGCATCAACTCCTGCAGCCTCAACTCCTGCTGCTTCAACTCCTGCTGCTTCAACTCCAGGTGCTTTAACCCCTGGTGCTTTAACCCCTGGTGCTACTACACCCGGTACTTCAGTCGTGCCCCTCACTCCTGTCATTTCCCATGCTCGCAAACAGATGGTCCAGTTTGTGGACATTAGAGAGAGGTTGGTGTAAGGAGGACGGGGTGGGTAGGGAATGGTGTCTTTTCAGGTTTAGTGGCTCCAGACATACACGTATTCATGGATCAACTGACTTTTAGTTTATTTGACACTGTaacattatttatattttccCTCATGTGCAGGTGATGCCATTATGAAATGGTCACACATCTATCTCTGACTTTCTAAAGCAGAAACTCTGATTCTGCATTATTCGTAGGTAGTCCGGTTACAAGGCATTTGTTGGATTTGTGGAGGCACTAAAATGAGttgcttttaatgttttttagtGTAGTTGACTGTTGAGAACCAACAATCCTATTCCATTCAGATTAGTATTAACAAACATTTTCCTGGTGCTGATAATCACCTCCATTCAGTGAGATAAAGATTTACTCCTTATTTTAACTGTTTAGCCAGCTGATAGAAATTTAAAGCccaataaatgattaaaataagGCAGATGCAACTTGCACCTATTTGCCTGTAGCCAACAATTCTTTCTGCACCCGGTATCAAAGCTGCTGTGAAGGAGTGAAACCAAACTACTCTCTTTTCCTAGAGCTTAAAAGTTAGTTTGGTGAAATATAACTGAAGTCTTActaaaatgaatttaaaaatgaCAGCCTGTCCAAAGCCTTTCTATCAGACAGCTGGATACTGCAGAGaacctctttctctttgtgctctgttgcaaaaacacagaggaccGGTAATAAATGATGTTATCAAATGTTTAGATATTATTATCTCGTCCAGTTTTTAttcatccagtcagtcagcGTTCTTACTGTGCAGTACACAGCTGGTGTTTACACACATCACTCTCATACTCAGAGGTTTGTGCTTTACATAGTGAATTTGCTTTAACTGCAATGCAATAATTTGAATCATTCAGCACTTTACAACGCAGACGGTACAGCTAAAGTCATGCTAATGTAATGCCATGATATTAAGCTACTATTAGCTACACTTCTGTTAAAATGAGAGCACTCATCAAAGGGAAGTTaagacttattattattattattattatggttgTTTAATATCTTGTTTATGTTTTTCGTGATCAAATATTTGTTGATCTGCAGTAAAATTTAAATTTCTCAGCAAAGATCAACAAATATTTCTACAAGACATAAATGCTTGCTTCACCTTCTTTTTTCATTTGGCCTTCATTTAtagagtttgttgttgttggggtaTGTTAATTTAACACCAGTTAAAGATTACACAGTAATTCCTACAATTCCTACTAAAGAACTCCTGTAAATCCACCTACTCACAAACTGTGTTGTCTGTTAGCTGAACCTCCTACCTCAGTAAAACTGTAGAATACTATACTAAACTGTAGCTGATTTATTATCTTGTTTGAGAAATTTGCTTCCGGTTATTGAGGTAAGGGGCAGACACTTAAGGTTTCAGTATTATTTCACGATATTAACCctatattattatgtaaaatgTACCTGTAATCAGAGGAATTTATATTTGGTTATTCCTGTCTTCcatgtaaatgtttgtttttttagtttttcttgAAATATCTTATTTCATGTCTTTGCTTCTAAAATAGTAACTGTGATGTCTGAGCATATTGATGCTTGTGCAATGTTAAGGAATGGAAGCAACCATGGGTAACACATTATGGAACaaagtacagaaaaaaacatgcttacAGCTGCTTTATCAAACTGTGTCACACTGATATCCATTATCACTGCATGTTAATCATTGAAGCAGGCAGGCATGGAAAAAGAAAGCACTTACTTTAGCTACTCAtgcacattaacacacatgcTAGAATGTATGTGTATGCCTCAGCAATAAGTGAGCTAATGAAATGTATCTTAGTGCACTGATGCAAAATGTACCCACTCACATGCTTTAGACTGCAGCACAGCCTTGGCCTAGTCTCCATGAATCAGTGCTTTGCCCTGTAGACAGCTTGCCTCACGTATATGTATCGCTTTATATAACAACACAGTACGCTACGCTTTGTGTACCTAATGTGACAAAATTGACTTGTGTTAataatttcattcattttgtattttttactgttttatattTGATCACATTGACGGTTAAGAAACGTGTGGGCAAGTGTTGACTTTCAGTTTGACAAATGGACGGCCTTCATTCATAATGAACATGCGTCACCTCATCATCTCTGCAAGGATTTCCACGGAGCAACTGTGGCTGATTTTAGTGACTCAGTAAATGTGCTATTAACGTGGCAAAATAAAGTCATAAACCATGATCAAAGTGCTCTGTTTTGTTGTATTGATCAGCTCAGGTCTTCATATTAACACACAGGTCAGGTCTGGAGCAGCTGCAGGCGAAACTGTTTTACACAGATGTTATTTCTAATTTTTGAAAATTTGGTCCTTCATTAAACTATAATTCATGTGCCATGTGTTAACTCTGTAGCTTGCATGGTATGTGGGTTGTTGAAAGCTCTGGTTATAAttgttcagcacacacacaggtttctaCTTCCCTGTGTGTACTTTTGCTGGGATTAATCCATCCGTCTCACTCATGTGATGTTAAACCAGCCTTTCAAATCAACCTGTTGTAGAAACACAACAAGTCTACACAGgtgtgcagatgtttttttttctttttacaggtGCCTAACAACGCTGTGAAGAAGCACAGCGTCTGCACTGGTATTGATTTTgctgcacttcctgtttattcTGGTTGAATCAGAAAATTGTGGTCGGTTACATTTCACTTTGAAAAGAGGATCTGCTCCTTTGCAGCTTGTTTCCTAAAACAACGTTGGTGCATTGTGCCTACAGTATTGTCCCCATCTCATCATTTTGAAAGTCAGATGATAGATGTATAAAAAGGGAAGAGaaaacagccaatcagcaaGTTCCCTGTGGTCAGAACAGGCTGCCTGAAACAATGCTGCGTCACTATCAGCTACAAATCACAAGATGCTTTTCCAAGACTCAGGGTCACTAACAGCACTGTACCCAAAAGGCTGTGACTATTTCAAATGTATGTGAAGCATAGACTTCATGTGAGAACATTCAAGATTTGCCAAACATTTTCCACACACTGGTCATCGACTTGTTTATGCTCAGTGACACATATGATCAATCCATGGGTATCATATttaattttgttgttgttgttgttaaggACGGCGGTCAGCTCCCCCTAGCGGTCAGACTGAAGTACTGCAGatcctgtgtgtcctctgcccCAAACCTTcgtcttttttaaaaaaatgcgtCTAGTCATGTAGATCCAGGTTCAGAGTGAGAGTTTTACAGTATCATTACTGACCACACAAGCCACTTCAGAGGTTAGGAGAGGCGGAGCGAGCCGCCGTCTCGGAGTCATCAGGTCACATGAGCTGCGTTCATGTGACTGCATTCACGTGCTTCCACGGATAAATAGGGGGCTGCTTTCCACTCCCTACAGCCACATTATTCACAGACTGACGGTAGCAGGGGGCATCTGGAGCTGACATACTGACCAAGTTAACACTAGCAGCGGACAAACTACAGGTAATTCACTGCTCAGTCCTATCTTTTACCGTTTGTTTACACGGTGAGCTACTGCTAGCTTAAACTTGTCCGGGCACCTCGTTTGAGTGTCAGTAAATATCTCAGACTGACTTTAACTTGTTAGACGCAAGATCGGGTCATagagtatttttatttttagtctcCGTGTGTTTTTGGCTTCTGGCCTCCTGACTCGGTTTTATCCTCATTGACGCAGGTGGAGCTAATTTGTCCAAGAACACGCGTGTCGTTACTCGAACAGATAACCAGATAAACCTGGTAGCATTTCAGCAACACGCCGTGAAACCTGATTATGAAATATAACCCTGGATCTGGTCAGAGAAATGGAAAGTGAAAGCGTGTTTGTGATCGCTCTGGACAAAAGAAAAGGAGTCCAGACTTTGATGTAAACATGTCTGTGAGTCATTAGCGGGTCAGAGCGGAGGAGGGAGCAAACAAATCGTTTCAGTTTGGTGTAATGTGTCGTTTAATTTCAAAGACATACTTATTTCCAGTAAACATTAAGTGTGTAAATATTGCGTGAtctcttcctgtcagcagaaCACTAacaaagaaagaggaaatgagTCCATCAGCCAGTGTGAAAACATACAGATTCACAGTTTAACTTGTTGTCATACATGCaggcatgaagaagaagcagctgtATAAAACGGTCTGACTGGAGCTGAACCCTGTTAGAGGAGCTTTCTGTGGCTTTGAGCCCACTTGTTTCTTTTACTCTGTGGAAATTGTGGCCACTGCCCATTAACATGTCAGTTCAGATCTTTTATCTGCTCTCATTGGAAACGAACAGTCATCAACTGAACAGCCAGGGCTGCTTTTGTGTGAGAGTAGAAAACCTCAGAGTCCTCCACTATGACTCGGCATGTTAATGTAACCAGGGTCTACCTTTCTCTGTGATAAATGATGTGGTATGTCATCAGTAAATGTCAGTCGGTATGGCTCACTTCCTTAAATCACATTCATATCATTAGTTCTTTAAAACCTGAACAAACAAATCctccatgtcttttttttcttacctccattttattgtatttgtcGTTTTAACTTTTAACCTCATTGTAGCTTGCATGGTATGTGGGTTGTTGAAAGCTCTGGCTATAAttgttcagcacacacacagaggttccTACTTCCCTGTGTGTACTTTTGCTGGGGTTATTCCACCCGTCTCACTCATGTGATATGAAACCTTTCAAACCAACCTGTTGTAGAAACACAACAAGTCTACACAGGTGTGCAGATGTTGTTTTTACAGGTCCCTAACAAGCCTGAGTGTTCTCAACAGAAAAGGGTCTACGTGACTATTTAGGTGTTAAATAAgccttttaatgtgtttatcaGCAAAATTATTGCCATTAAGTTGTGGGTGAAAGCAGGTTTGGTAGGTTTAGCTGCAGTTTGCTTCATTCCAGTCAGTGAAGAAGCACAGTGTCTGCACAGGCATTGATTttgctccacttcctgtttatcctTAGCACACACTATTCCTCTAGTTGCATATTGCTTCCTTCATTTTGTCCCTATTAAAAGTCAGAGTAGTAGTCAGAAAATTTCCCACATTTGAAACCTGGCTGCACTTTCAGCTGCATGACCAACTGAATGTTGGTGTACAATTCACAATATCTTTAGTAGTTTAAAATTAATTTCTTTACCATGTATCTGAATCTCTGCTGATTCAACCATGCTGATGTGGTCTGGAATACTTTAGGCCACTCTTGAGTTGCATGACTGAGGATAAGTGTTTTTTCTCTGCCATGCGTGTATGCTTCATGTTCCACTTAAAGCTTCAACCAATGTGACTATGTCAAATCAGCTGTGACCATTTTGTATTGGTCTGGTAGCTTCAGGAATGTGTTCAGTGTTCAGGAGCAGCACTGCTTGTGTCATTTTATGCTGACCTACACCTTTTTTTTCAATGTGAGGTAATTGCAGTCAGCACTGCAGCTTTCTTTGCTAGAATCTGATTGAATTAAATTACTATATGTCTTATAGGTGTGTTGCTTACTGCGAGTATCACATTAACTTCCTCGTCTTTCAGGGAAAATGTGGAGTGCAGCCTTCCTGCTCTTGGCTGCCAGTTTGACAGCAAGCCTGGCCAGACCCCACCTGCCACCACTGTCGAGTGAGATGGTCAACTTCATCAATAAGATGAATACTACCTGGAAGGTAAGTTTATTTTTCCTCCTTACCTCAGATGTCCGTCAGTGAATAAAGGCAGTTTGAGTAAATATCTCCCTGTTCCACAGGCTGGTCACAACTTCCACAATGTTGACTACAGTTATGTAAGGAAACTGTGTGGTACAATGCTGAAAGGACCCAAACTGCCAGTCATGTGAGTTTCAATCATTGTTTGATTGTGTAACACCAGCTCAGTAGTatttcagtgtgtttacatcagtcAGTGAGTGCACTGATTCAATGTAAATGAGAAACAAGTCTACCAAGTTGTACAGCAGTGACGCACACTAAACGGTGACTCTGTTTTCCTCTGTAGGGTTCAATATGCTGGAGACCTGAAGCTTCCAAAAGAGTTTGACGCCAGGGAGCAGTGGCCCAACTGTCCCACCCTGAAGGAGATCAGAGACCAGGGATCCTGTGGGTCCTGCTGGGTGAGGTTTTAAAACTCACTGCTGAAGAAATGTGACCACATGTAGCTAGGATATGTGTTAGTGCAGTCTGTAGGTTATGTGCCCTCCTTCTTCAGCTGTCGGCTTATCAAGTATTTTAGTCCATCTTATTGTAAAGCTACTGTGGAGAATAATTTCACTTGTAAATGGTTTCCCAAGTTTAACACCATTGTTGTTGTTCCTCCAGGCCTTTGGTGCTGCAGAGGCCATCTCTGACCGTGTATGTATCCACAGCAATGCTAAAGTCAGCGTGGAGATCTCCTCTGAGGATCTGCTGACCTGCTGTGAAAGCTGTGGTATGGGGTAAGGAAACATTTCACTTCTCTCTTGTGTCCAGAATTGCCTGAGCGATATTAGCATTGTATGTAGATGATAATCTAGAGCTCAGTATGCAGAATTAAATCTGTATCATTAAGGGTAATTTCAGTCAATACCTGCCTTCAGTGTAAGATGGATAAAAGGTCAGGTGTACAGGTGTAGTTGTATGATGGGTGCACAGTGTTTGTTGCTGTCAAAACATTCTTGTTTTTTGTCTGGCATTTCAGATGTAACGGTGGCTATCCATCAGCTGCCTGGGACTTCTGGACTAAAGAGGGACTGGTTACTGGAGGTCTCTATAACTCCCACATTGGTGAGTTGTGTCTGTGCGACCcgagcatgtgtgtatgtgagtgtgtttaaaaTTATGACATTGTAATCTTTGTGTCTACAGGTTGCCGGCCATACACCATCCCCCCATGTGAGCACCATGTGAATGGCAGCAGACCTCCCTGCACAGGAGAGGGCGGCAATACACCCGACTGTGTCTACAGGTGTGACTCTGGATACACACCTTCCTACAAGGAGGACAAGCACTTTGGTAAGAGCATCAGAAACAAGGATTTAAAGCAAGTTACTTTAGAAGTCTTCACGGTACTAGAAATGAGTACAAAGTTTGAAAAGAGTTTTGAAAAAGAGatcttctgtttttttgcaCTTAAAGTTGCTGTtatatgaaaacaaaatgagCATTTGTACCATAGTACATGGTGGGAATATTCTCTTTGTTGTAGAACAtagtgcacacatgcatgcttgtgtgttAAGACGGAATAAATATTAAGtctcgtgtgtgtgttctggtttAAAGCTGAATGTTTGAATTTAAACATGCAGTGCAGCATGCTAACGTAAAGTGTTTTGCAGGAAAAACATCTTACAGCGTGCTGTCGGATGTGGAGCAGATTCAGTATGAGATATACAAGAATGGCCCTGTTGAGGGAGCATTCACTGTGTATGAGGACTTTGTAATGTACAAGTCTGGTAAGAACCAACAGGACATTTCACATCCGATCACAGTTGTACACTCTAACTGCATGTTTGGTTCAGAAATTGTGTAAAATGtttcttgcctttttttttttttatctgctcaTATTCAGGTGTGTATCAGCATGTGTCGGGGTCTGCTGTGGGTGGACATGCCATCAAGATCCTTGGCTGGGGAGAGGAGGATGGTGTTCAGTACTGGCTCTGTGCCAACTCCTGGAATACTGACTGGGGTGATAATGGTGAGCCGAGATCAATTTTATCATTCTTCAGTGTAGCCCTCCTGTTGGAATCGCTGGACTAATTGTATCCTCAAGTGACCACATTGTTGGACCTACATTTTTCTCAGATAGGATCATATTTGACAGGGTGGAAAAACGTATTATTTTTACATGCTGCACTGTATATAGTGATATTTATGGTTTCACACTGCAACTGCATATGTTTCTCTTGCTTGGTTTGTACTAATGGATTTCTGTGTCTAATCTTCAGG
This portion of the Parambassis ranga chromosome 3, fParRan2.1, whole genome shotgun sequence genome encodes:
- the ctsba gene encoding cathepsin B; translation: MWSAAFLLLAASLTASLARPHLPPLSSEMVNFINKMNTTWKAGHNFHNVDYSYVRKLCGTMLKGPKLPVMVQYAGDLKLPKEFDAREQWPNCPTLKEIRDQGSCGSCWAFGAAEAISDRVCIHSNAKVSVEISSEDLLTCCESCGMGCNGGYPSAAWDFWTKEGLVTGGLYNSHIGCRPYTIPPCEHHVNGSRPPCTGEGGNTPDCVYRCDSGYTPSYKEDKHFGKTSYSVLSDVEQIQYEIYKNGPVEGAFTVYEDFVMYKSGVYQHVSGSAVGGHAIKILGWGEEDGVQYWLCANSWNTDWGDNGYFKFLRGSDHCGIESEIVAGIPK
- the xkr5b gene encoding XK-related protein 5b, coding for MRDYTATPSNAGACMPCCQVCVFAFTAFLIIAERTALIYCFVYYLWMGHNYCYAHLAGFTALLLLPGWGPQWLSYMWYLSDGRIRMKSLRWTHILHLGIFKRLWECMRLPDMDLYGEIMQQADASALRLFEALVVTLPQTLLQTYILICTDIGIKSPVSVCFAVCVLSLAWALVLYARACSLIRPGHLQMTPAAILCRLLWRVSMLGSRFAVLMLFTRIFKQWILGVIGVHWLGATFWMVSQQTDIIRSTARWRIFNLVLGAIHIFLFLNVKWGQSRYRMAGFYLAMFIENAFLVLASSWLFTMVSWDTVGIPAAVFSTFLIGVIALVLYYRFLHPKSFEIFQSIRHRGIGGACMERGSTLSLEEKVTPTFHRHATLSGGGTLMDLPIQWEGWKHHHWLLICLALKTGDVTRIWSAYGEGGLAGLMGLSEEIHSPDEPHVPRVCCLLSLQVPQLQISQPAPQPAPQPAPAQVTQPPQVTKVVQPPKPAPSTVVARPVRKAPPTTIHDIRSFPQIIPVQEVIFEETGEEESSAAPSEEKGDEEFQSAACGSPTLSSPQQAGSLRHIDSNAATLTEVSSSACSLDIKTPGWSPERRSPLLLGSPDRKAGMPGESNTTLYFSADAQSPSSGSYLGWGSELSPISSYRSPYRIREARFVTSTPRLEPRPVVESPGMAPVVVIPATPGTTPGTSPGGTPGASTPAASTPVASTPAASTPAASTPAASTPGALTPGALTPGATTPGTSVVPLTPVISHARKQMVQFVDIRERLV